agaaaaattgcGCGAGATGTGTTGCATTGGAGACGAAAAGAACGTTAAAGCGCTGGTTGAACGTGGTGTGAACCTTAATGCAACGAACGCGATTAACTGGTGGACTCCTTTGCATTGGGCGGCGAAGAGAGGTCATAGGAACATAGTGAGATACCTTCTCCAACAGTGTGCTGATACCAGGGCTCTCACTAGAAAAGGCGAAACTGCGGGGCAGCTTGCAACAGATGTAGAAATTAGGAAGATGCTTGGAGAAGAAGAGACCACTAATATGGACCCAGAGGCGGAAAATTTACCGATAGTGCCAAACTATCTCCGTAATCCAGAATTTTTCTATGCGCAGAAAACTTCGGAAAACAGCCAGACTGAAAAATGGGGGCGTGAGAAGGAAGGTGTTGATGTAGTGAAAAGGGACTACTCTATAGTGTGTGCGTTAGACcgaaatgaaagcaaaaattcgACATCTTGCTGTGGACAAAACCATTCGCCGGAGGAGATCGTGTTAAAACTACGAATTGCTAATTCAGAGGATAAAGACTTCATAGAGGTTGATTTGGACAAAAGCAGTTTAACATATGAAAATCTCGTGTCCCTGTGTTGCCATGAGTTTGACGTTGAAGCGGACAATATAAAGAGAGTTAGAAAATTGCCAAACACTATTGTAAGAAATGATAAAGATGTGAAAAGACTTCTGCCCTTTCAGGAATTAGAGATTGTATTGAAAAGGGAGAAAAATATTGGTGAATAAGATAAGCCAAAGGTTAAACAACACAGCATCATCATTGATAGCTTCACTAGGGAACACTTCGAAGTCAAATAATAAGTGATAGACATTTGCAAAACAGCAGCCAAAGGAATTGATcgaacaacaataatattattactccAAGTGGTGGTCAAACCAGAAGTTGAGTTTGTAAGTCTGTCCCCACAACCACTCAACCCTAGTGATTCCCACTATCACCATTTGGCATGTGGATTTTGTTTGGATCATTTGGTGGACAGTCTACAGCTTGGGAGGAGATACCCCAGGAATAGCACTGATAAGGCTATGAAGAACTCAACAGCCCCTTAAACCAATTTACCCTTCACTTGCATACAACCCACAGGTTTTACTTGAGTTTGTGTTTTAAATATTGGAGACAAAATACATTGTGATAGACGTAAACAAACGAGTAATCAAATCTCTGCAtaaattaacaacaacaaatggaTGCCATGAGTGTCAAATTGCTGACCACACAGAAGCTCGTAACATTATGAGACGGTAACAATAGAGTCATAATGTTAAATTCAGTAATTTATATGACATACATAAAATACTTTTAGCAGTGTAATATATTGGCAAATGCAAACTTTTCAGATGCCATACACCTTGATTTCGATACGAAAGCAAAAGTAAAGCGCTTATCGGAAACACGGCCAGAATGAGGTAAAGGGCGTCGTGTGTAAATGGCGTGATCAGTAAAAGTAACAGGATCACGTGATAAGGCCTCACAGTCTGAAGTCCATTGCTTGCCTTCTTGTTAGGGCAGCACCTTGAATGATCAGACAATTCGGGCAAACTCTGAAAAAGAGGGTCTCTCCACTTTGCTTTGGCTAAATTATCTGACATGTTAGTATGACGTACAATTGCAAGAATGCAACATAAAATATctataaacaaacaaaggaaaagttCTTTCCGCCTTTAGTTGATCGCCTAGTCACCGCAGACTCTTTCAAATTCTTCAAGAAATTCATAATAATTTGCCGGTAAAATATCTTTTCCGCGCAAACAATGGCTTAAATAATCTCTCTGAGGTACTAAGCCTTCCTGATAATATTGTTCCGTGACCACGTACGTTGTAGCTTCTATCTTCTCCCCTTCCAATGTCTCGACAGTAACCTTTTCTCGACGATAACACCCTTGCTTCACCATTTCGAAGACATCCAATTTATCTAGACCTCCGCTCTGAAGACAATACAAAGCTCCATACACCACAGAATTTTTCTCTGGCGTAATATTTGCCGAGCCGTAACCGTCAGGTCTTGCAAACGAAAAACTGAGCCTGTAGCCAAGAAGTTTGCCACATACTCGTGTGGTTAGAAAGCCTCTGTTTCTCTCATTATGTCTGGGTCCATATTCGATCCATAACCAAAATAAATCTCTTTGGTTGACATTATGTATCTCTCCACCACAGATAGACCATGTAACACACACAGTATGTATCTTTAATTAAACACTCCTTGAATAACTCCATCCATGGAGCACTTTtaataggccactttcgaattgtgtaaaaacaaaagaacaaagtcGAGGTTGAGagaacaaatttgcatttttctttgtttgtacaAAGGAAATTGCAAACTTGTCctctgttcttttctttttgcaaaattctaaagtggcctattgtacggtggcccacaagggcaatacaataatatatattccagtacaaaaatatttactccagtacaacaatatttattccagtacaaaattaatcatcccagtacaacaatatttattccagtacaaaattaatcatcccagtacaaaaatatttagcccagtacaaaattaatcatcccagtacaaaaatatttatctcagtacaacaatatttatcccagtacaaaaatatttttccagtacaaaaatatttatcccaatacaaaaatatttttcgagtACAAATGGGGAATGGGAACTAATTTCCCAGAGGTCATTGCGACCTTCTTTGAAGCACATGTGAATATGGCGGCACCTTTCCCggcttgtttttgccattgctgtagcttcaaaatagaaaacgatCCTTGCATACCCAAACCCAGATTCCTCTTTATATCGATTTAGGGTAAATGGCTCTGGGGGTGAAATCCCTGGAATTGACTTGACTTCACTTCCATCCTTGTAAACTAGACGGTATTCAGCCTTGCCATCAAAACGCTTGTTAAATGCTCTGTGTTTTGCAATACTAGCAACCAGTATGTCTATATGTGTGGCCGATGGTAGAATCTTCAAAGGAAGATTTTCTCCTCTCTTGACAGTCTCTTTACTTGTCATTACCCCGACAGAAATTGTGACTTCTTTTTCTGGCTctagtttgcttttctttgtcccctttgttgattttgctcgaaaaaacgAGCTTCTCTCGGACCCCTTTTTAGCTTTGTATGACTTGAagcttggcaaaaaaaatttcctggTCTTCGGCGAATCCGGCGGTTCAGTGGTGTTTCTAGTAGACTCTGCGGATGATGCTACACGGAAAACCTCAGTGCCACATTTCGGGCAATACCTGTAAGCTGGATCCATGATTTTGAAGCTAcagcaatggcaaaaacaagccGGGAAAGGTGCCGCCATATTCACATGTGCTTCAAAGAAGGTCGCAATGACCTCTGGGAAATTAGTTCCCATTCCCCATTTGTactcgaaaaatatttttgtattgggataaatatttttgtactggaaaaatattgttgtactgggataaatattgttgtactgggataaatatttttgtactgggatgattaattttgtactggactaaatatttttgtactgggatgattaattttgtactggaataaatattgttgtactgggatgattaattttgtactggaataaatattgttgtactggagtaaatatttttgtactggaatatatattattgtattgcccttgtgggccaccgtactaTTGGATAACTGAAGACTTGCAGCGTCACACAACGCTACCTCAATTCCAGGCTTCCCTCTAAACTCTCGGCAGTTGAGAGCAACTCGTTCCCacggtctttcatctcccggTTCGACCCGTTCTCTGCCTTGAATTCGCAATTACCCTGAAGTGTTaatcccgggggggggggggggactcccatatgaaacagacggggatgctcgtcggaaattttgaatctcacccctaaaggagaccatctgggcgtggctgaagcaaattttgacccctaaaagagaccgcttaaagaagaaaaaaaagaagaaaaaagaaaatctgacttctgtttctcttcgcgtaattctgtgtttcttcgcggaaccctaaacgagaccttggcagcttaaaatattggcgctttgcccggaacaccctaagcgagaccaaaatccaaaatttacacccctaagcgagacgacgagcatccccgtcagtttcatatatgagtcccccccGGGGTGttaatttgctttgaattcGATTCTATCGAGGATTTATACGACTGAAAGCTTTGTATGGGTTATGGGAAATGATCatatttgtttgaaaagacaaaccatGAGTATGGACATAGGACTCGAACCTGGGAATGTTCATTGTTCACCCGTCACCTAACCACTCGACCACAACACTGATAGCTGCTCAGGGTCAATATTCTAAACACTATTTAATAaagctttttttcatttgccaaCAAACGTTTAGCACTACGAAAACTCGGTCTCCAAACTTCACGACAAAGCTaaagattttaaaatcaaacttAGATCTAAATTATTAATCAGGCCCGTAGCAGGGGGAGAGGCAGGGGCGGGGGGGTCTCGAACTCcccagaaattttcagatttgaattaaGTAGAATTTTGCTAACTAAAATGGACAGCTGTCAATGGAAGGTATACTTTCCAAGTATTGTTAATCATAGTATGCTTATGTACTGTTGTTCTTTTGTGCAATATGGAATTGTGTGAAGGAATGAAATCATATTTTTGCCCAACTAAAAACAACCAACACctttaaaatatctgctttttttatcaaaatagacagaagcaaaatagatcgaaatgcaccaatgaaAGTCTCTGAACTTGGCCTCTTGGACTTTATTGGTTTCCTAATAGGTCTGCCAGTGTAAAATATACTACTGTACTGGAGTAAAACTTGGGCTTTTTTGCGTTTATCTTGAAAGTCTTACAATGTCTTCTCAGGGGccgctgaaaaagaaatccaaacgagataacggactattttgtttgtacagcaaatgcacatgcgtggaggtcatgtattttgtgccagtatgcaccagctcgtaccatatggaaaaacacaagacttataatggctctgaaccatCATAAGAGTATTTCTGCAGGAGTGCATGCAcaatcgttaaatatgcaccaccacaagacacacttgaatgtaccacatggaggaaataacaaCGCCAGAGGAGATCGTACTAAAATTACGAATTGCTAATTTAGAGGATAAAGACTTCATAGAGGTTGATTTGGACAAAAGCAGCTTAACATATGTAAATCTCATGTCACTGTGTTGCCATGAGTTTGATGTTGAAGCGGATAATATAAAGAGAGTTAGAAAATTGCCAAACACTATTGTAAGAAATGATACAGATGTGAAAAGACTTCTGCCTTTTCAGGAATTAGAGATTGCATTGAAAAGGGAGAAAGATATCGGTGAATAAAATAAGTCAAAGTTTGAACAACACAGCATTGTCATTGCTACTTACTTTATTATTGATAGCTTTACTAGGGAACACTTCAAAGTCAAAGAATAAGTGatagaaaattgcaaaacagcAGCCCTAGGAGTTGAACAACAATTACTCCAAGTGGTGGTCAAAACAGAATTTGAGTTTGTAAGTCTGTCCCCATaagaggggggaggaacagaatagggaggagggagaaatggcccaaaaaaagttgggaggagggagaaatatggggaaaaagtagggaggagggagaaaatgtGAGGTAAATGTTTAGGGAGGggggagaaattggctcaaaaagtagggaggagggagattTACTCCCCTGTTTCTCCCCACTCCCACAACCACTTAGTCCTAGTGATTCCCACCATCACCATTTGGCATGTGGATTTTGTTTGAATCATTTGGTGGACAGTCTACAGCTTGGGAGGAGATACCCCAGGAATAGCACTGATAAGGCCATGAAGAACTAGTCACTGCCTTGAACCAATTTACCCCTCACTTGCATACAACCCACAGGTTTTACTTGGGTTTGTGTTTTAAATATTGGAGACAAAATACATTGTGAtaaatgtaaacaaacaaggaaTCAAATCTCAGCATAAattattaacaacaacaaatggcCGCCACGAGTGTCAAACTGCTGCCCACATAGAAGCTTGTAACATAATGAGACGGTAACAATAGAGTTATCATGCTAAATTCAGTTATTTATATGACATACATAAAATACTTTTAGCAGTGTAATATATTGGCAAATACACAAACTTTTCAGATGCCATACAGCTTGATTTTGATATGAAAGCAAAAGTAAAGCGCTTCTTGAAAACATGACCAGAATGAGGTAAAGGGGGTCATGTGAAAATGGGATGATCAGTAAGGTTGCATTCCTTTTCGCCAATGTTTTTTTGGATTTAGACAATCTGGAATGATTGGATTTTCTTgctaacaattaaaatttcgattaatccaggattagcttaatcgcgCTTTGAACAGATGGGCCCTGAAATCTAAATTGCTTGCTCCTTCTTGTTAGAGCAGCACTTTGAATGATCTGTCAATTCGGGCAAACTCTGAAAAAAGAGGGTCTCTCCACTTTGCTTTGGCTAAATTATCTGACACGTTAGCATGAAGAATCCgacataaaatatttataagaACGTAAACAAAGGTAGGTGTTCAAGTTCTTTCCGCCTTTAGTTCGCCTAGTCACCGCAGACTCTTTCAAATTCTTCAAGAAACTCATAATAACTTGCCGGTAAAATATCTTTTCCGCGCAAACAATGGCCTAAATAATCTCTGCGAGGTACTAAGCCTTCCTGATAATACTGTTCCGTGACCACGTACGTTGTAGCTTCTATCTTCTCCCCTTCCAATGTCTCGACAGTAACCTTTTCTCGACGATAACACCCTTGCTTCACCATTTCGAAGACGTCCAATTTATCTAGACCTCCGCTCTGAAGACAATACAAAGCTCCATACACCACAGAATTTTTCTCTGGCGTAATATTTGCCGAGCCGTAACCGTCAGGTCTTGCGAACGAAAAACTGATCCTGTAGCCAAGAAGTTTGCCACACACTCGTGTGGTGAAGAAAgcctctctttttttcattcggTCTGGGTTCATATTCGATCCATAAGCAAAATAAATCTCTTTGGTTGACATTATATATCTCTCAACCACAGATAGACCATATATCACACGAGGTGTGCACATGTAAACACTACTTCCATGGTAGCACATAGACTTGCAGTGTCACACAGCGATACCTCAATTCCAGGCTTCCCTCTAAACTCTCCCCAGTTGAGAGCAACTCGTTCCCACGGTCTTTCATTCCCCGGTCCAACTCGAACCTGGGAATGTTCATAGTTAACCCCTCAGCTAACCACTGGACCACAACACCGATAGCTGCACAGGGtcaattttcaaaagactATTTAATAAAGCTTTTGTCACTTGCCAAGAAACAACGTTAGGCACTACGAAAGCTCGGTTTCCAAACTTCACGACAAAGCTAAACATTTTAAACTCAAACTTAGGTCTAAATTATTAATCAGCCCCGTAGCAGGTAGGCCTATCCCGATTGTGCTCGTAAAATGCTGGAAAGTTGCTCACTGGAATGCCAAAAATAGGCCAGTTAGGCCTGCGAAACGTTGTCAAGTGACAGGTTATGTGTTCAAACGGTTGATAACATGATAAGCCTTCAAGAAATTCGCATGAATtgaggaaatgtagatcttaacaagtcctattgaaatccaaaaagaaaattgggggtaaccacgcatttttcaaagataattcatgaataatatctataaaaagctttaaaatacaaagcaatgtatggcgttctttctcaaattgaagcttaatcatctctcaaaaatgcatggttacccccaattttctttttggataccaagagtacttactaagatctactttctccggatagttttaaaccgcgcaaaaatatccctgtattagtaagcactggcgataggaaatccgagtatctggagatgcgcagaacgtatgcgcagtaacaatagtaggcaccgtccttaagatgCTTTACTgagaataaatttaaacattCAGCGCGCCCGTGGCAGTGAGATGATGGTGCAGCGACGAAGGCAGGCGAGAAAATTGGAGTAGCTACACAAATTAAAACTATCAACGGAAAATGCTTATACACGCAATGTTATGGACATACATCAAATCTGGTCGTCGATGATGCCATAAAATCACTTCAATGCATCAGTGCTTCACTTGACACAGTAGGCGAAATTGGAAAGCTGGTTAAAAAGTCAttgcaaagaaacacaaagttaGACAAAATGAGAGCCGCGGCAATGACTCATGTGGTGCACATATACATTTTGTCCTACGAGCGGACTGTGCGTGGCGAAGCATTAGCAGCAGTTATCAATAATCACGCTGAACTAATGGAACTATGGGACTGGTCACTAACTTTCTCAAAAGACGTGGAAATGAAAGCAAGAATCCGAGGTGTTAAAAGTATGATGACAACGTTTGAGTTTGATTTTGGTTGTACCCTGGGAGAGCAGCTTCTGAGGCAGACCGACAACCCAGGTCGCGCCTTGCATGATTCTTCCACCTCAGCTGCTCAAGGTAACAGGCTTACCCTGGATGTGGTAAAAACCTTACTGAAAGATCAGAATGATTCCtcatttagtgttttttgggcTCGGATCTTACAGGGCAAAACTACAGAGATTCAGACCATTTGGGATCCTAAGTTACCATAAGAAGGGGTAAGCACCAGTCAGGCACGAAAGTGTAAAACAGGAAACCCACCACTTTCCTGAAACTCCCAAAGACCATTACAAACGAATCTACTTTAATGCGAGAGATACTGTAACGCAATGTGTCTCCATGAGATTTGAGCAAGAACACTTTAAAATCTAAGTGAACATACAGGAGATCTTATTAAAGTCTTTTGCCAGTGAGCGATGTGACACTGAGCTAGCTGAAGTGGAGAAAATTGGATTCTTTCGAGTTAAATTTTGCCACAGACGGCAGAGTCATTGGGGTCTGATATCAATGATTTGGTAACCTTTATGCAGTCCCTTCATATCTCCCGCAGAAAACTATCAGGCGAGATTTCTACTCTGGGAACGCTGTTACTCGTCATGCTAGCAACCAATGCCGTTGGCTAACGTGGACCACTCGCTCagccccccaccccctcctcCCCCGGTCATTTTATGCTTGCTACGAGCCTTTTAATCTAGCTTGGACCTAACTAATCTTCATCAGCGATCTTCTATGCTAGActtaaatacatttttttagaaAGGTGGCATCTTGATCTAAAGTGGAAAAGCGGAAAGAGGTCGGTTCCTTTATTGAAGAAGCTACAGTCTTCTATAAAATTCACGATAATAGTGAATTTAAAGAAAACTGACAATTCAGGATAATCGCCAATTCATGCGCGAGAAAGTGTTGCCCGGGCTGGGAAAGAACCCCTGAGAACAAGGTTCAGTTCACAGGTTACCCATGAAAACTGGGACAAAGACCAGCATTAGGGGAGCTGTCTTTGTGCAATAAATGCCGGAGTACGACAACTCGCTTAATAAAAGCTAATTTCTTATTGCCTCTGGGTCTTGATTTTGCTCCAGTTTGTCACTGATTTCGTACTCACAACATACTGAAATACAGGCAGGTACTAAAGACATGACTGGTTTCATATGTGAATAACAGTCTACCACAACCATGTTAGAAAAAGCTGTTATATCTCCTCCTTCCAGCGTCTACTCATCAAAGAATGGCATGGGATCGTCAATGTTTCCCCAACTTGCCACTTGCTGAGCATTCTCAGCAGCTGATGAGGAACTTGCAAGCAATGCATCAATTCTTCCATCGTACAAACCAAATACACCTCCTATGCACAAAAGATAAAGTGAGCAAATCACATTGGGCAAACAGGAGAGGACCAAGTGATAACATCAATCATTGTTGCAATGCCATCATAATATTGATCATCAATGTGATGCCTGAAGCAGGTGTGGTATAAATAttaacattaatattattcCAGTAGAAATGATAATTCATACAAGAATATCGTACAAAATTTCAGGAGGGAACCACCCACACTTAATATTAcattttagtaaatttttagctcaggataatgattttccagctttctgattggttccctaagcccatgatatgagccattatcgttaagtttgaccaaataagaaaaaactgatggcgaatttcttgtgctgaaattttggaggtcggaaaaaatttttcgcggcggcgtcgtcggtaaagaaaatgtcacgatttgaggaggtcggaaaaaattttgaatggCAATTTCCGGTTATTGgactgcttgaaaatttactaaaacagttattcttcttatatatatcagctcatatccggcgcgtcctcgaagaataactgttaaacaTTATTgacaaagtaaaataaagtaaGGTAATCAAGACATCAGATTAAAATAGGTTATATCAAAACATCCAAAACGTGAAACAACAGCAATGACAACAAAGAACATAGCTGGTACCTGTGTGGATGTACAATATTCTTTGTCCCCTGAATCTTGTTGGATTACACTTCATCTCAGTTAACATTCCTCTCACAGCCTTGATGTTATAAACTGGATCCATCATTATACCAGTTGTCCCAGAGATTTCAAGGATGCTCTCTGAAACAGAACACATTAAAAGTGTGGCAGTTGAATGAATGTAATTACTTCATAACCTGCCCTGAGCacttattaaatttttggacCTTTAGGGGCGGTGCATATTTGTGGTTGGTGtgcatttgaaaattaattttgaacatGAATTAGAAAAGTTCAGATAACCACCTAGTTCATGTTGAGAGGATAAACCATATCCTCGTCCCTTGTATCCATCAATTATATCTATTATTTCCTCTGCTTGAACATCAAGGCCTCCTGCTTGTAAgtcttcatttattttgttgtagAAGTAGGCAGCATTATCCGACACATTAACAGCATGACATCTTATTGTTACAGTAACATGAAAAAGAAGAGTGTAACAAATTGTAACTTATTTTACAATTGACGACTGGGCCATGCATTACCGTATAACTCTGCCTATGTTCTAGGAGACAAAAACATACAGCAACAAGGATGAAATGCTGGATCCACCAAGCAAAGAACTTACAGACCTTACAGCTCCTGAGTACACATGGTTCTCATtaattttcaagtattttgaTGTTGTAGGTAGCTATTAAAGTAGGCGGCTGACCATTCAAGTGCCACATTAAGTACTTCATGTATCCCTTACTATAATCTATTTAAATATAAGGTATTTACACAAACGCTCATACAGTGCCAAAGGCAGTTGATTTGTGATTGCGGCCGAGCACACATGCAAAACAAATATGGTGGGTATGGCAGTTCGCTCAGCTGGTGAAGTAAACATTGATGCCCCAGATAGACAATGAAAGaggacaaaatgaaaaagctaAT
This sequence is a window from Acropora palmata chromosome 9, jaAcrPala1.3, whole genome shotgun sequence. Protein-coding genes within it:
- the LOC141892212 gene encoding ankyrin repeat domain-containing protein 40-like, which gives rise to MAANVELEEKLREMCCIGDEKNVKALVERGVNLNATNAINWWTPLHWAAKRGHRNIVRYLLQQCADTRALTRKGETAGQLATDVEIRKMLGEEETTNMDPEAENLPIVPNYLRNPEFFYAQKTSENSQTEKWGREKEGVDVVKRDYSIVCALDRNESKNSTSCCGQNHSPEEIVLKLRIANSEDKDFIEVDLDKSSLTYENLVSLCCHEFDVEADNIKRVRKLPNTIVRNDKDVKRLLPFQELEIVLKREKNIGE
- the LOC141892214 gene encoding LOW QUALITY PROTEIN: gamma-glutamylcyclotransferase-like (The sequence of the model RefSeq protein was modified relative to this genomic sequence to represent the inferred CDS: inserted 1 base in 1 codon) codes for the protein MSTKEIYFGYGSNMDPDIMRETEAFXTTRVCGKLLGYRLSFSFARPDGYGSANITPEKNSVVYGALYCLQSGGLDKLDVFEMVKQGCYRREKVTVETLEGEKIEATTYVVTEQYYQEGLVPQRDYLSHCLRGKDILPANYYEFLEEFERVCGD
- the LOC141892213 gene encoding gamma-glutamylcyclotransferase-like, yielding MCYHGSSVYMCTPRVIYGLSVVERYIMSTKEIYFAYGSNMNPDRMKKREAFFTTRVCGKLLGYRISFSFARPDGYGSANITPEKNSVVYGALYCLQSGGLDKLDVFEMVKQGCYRREKVTVETLEGEKIEATTYVVTEQYYQEGLVPRRDYLGHCLRGKDILPASYYEFLEEFERVCGD